The following is a genomic window from Polaribacter atrinae.
CAGTTCAATATCCATCATTTCTTTTGGTGTTTTATACCCTATAATTTTTCGAGGTCTATTGTTTAATTTTTCTTGAATAATTTGAAGTTGTTTTAAGTCGATTTCATTAAAATTAGTTCCCTTTGGAAGGTATCTTCTAATGAGTCCATTTGTGTTTTCGTTTGTTCCTCTTTCCCATGAAGAATAGGGGTGAGCAAAATATATTTTCATACCTGTTTTTTTAGTGATTTTTTCGTGTCTTGCCATTTCAATACCGTTGTCATATGTCATAGATTTTTTATAAATAGGATTTAATTTATTTAATATTTTAGAAAATTCATTAGCTACTTCATCCGCTTTTTTAGATTCTAATTTAATAATTAAAGTGAATCTTGTTTTACGTTCTACAATGGTTCCTATGGCGCTTTTATGGTTCTTTCCAATGACTAAATCTCCTTCCCAATGTCCAACTTCATTTCTGAGTTCAATATGCCCTGGTCTATTGTCAATGCTGACTTGGTTTATAATCTTACTTCCACCACCACGTCTTTTTTTAGAGGTTCTACGTCTTGTTTTTTTACGAACTAATAGTTTAATTAACTTTTTGTTTAAACGGGCTTGTGGTCTGGTATAAATGTGTCTATAAATAGCTTCATGCGAAATAGACATTATCGGATCATTGGGATATAATTTTTTTAGTCTTCCAGAAATCTGTTCAGGAGTCCAGTTTAATAAAAGACCTTTATATACAAAATATCTAAGTAAAGAATATGTACTTATTTTATCTAAATTTCTCTTGTTTAAATAATCTGATTTAGCACACCAATGAGCTAAATCAGCATCATATTTTTCACCTGGTTCTGTTACAAATTTATTAACTTCTCTACCGATAGTTGAACGAGATCTATCAAGTCTATTTGCTATATAAGATTTAGTCTTTTTTTCCTTTAAAAGTGTCTGAATAATAACTCTTTCTTTTAAAGTTAATCGTCTATGTTTTTTTAATTCCATTTTACAAATCTATTAATTTAGATTTGTTGCGTTAAGTTATTGAATGGAGGGATTTTTCTTTTATATGTGCCCTAACGTGTTTGTATATGGTTTGTTGCGTGTTTCAAGCAACTAATTTAGTAAATAATTATTGACCAAGAAAGTCCGCGAGGACTTTCGTAAGTAGGCGAGAAGCCAGCAATAAATTATATACGGTGTTGGCAGTAGTTTTATAGATTCAACTTCAAATTTTCATCTTTCAAATTTAATAAAGGTGTTTGAAAAAAGATTCCACTTTCCAAACTTTCCACTTTATTAAATACTACAGACACAATTAAATCTTCATTGGTAAAACCTAATATTGATTCTTCTGCGTCTAAAGTATCTGAATAGATTTTTAGAAATTCTTGAAATTGGTCGAAACTTGTTGGGCGAATTATAATTTCTTCAATTACCTCCTCATTGAATTTTAATCCAACAATATGAGAATTATTTGTCTTTAGTTTTTGTGCTTCTTGATAAGTCATATTTTTCTAATTACAATCACATTTATTATTAAAAATATATTTATGAAATCTTTCCCCATATGTTGTATTGTGTTGATTTACACTTGTTTTAAAAATTACCCAAGTATCAAATGAAACACCACAAAAAACATATTTTTTAGTTTCATATGAATTTTTTAATTTTATTTCAGCTATTATTAAAGTGGAATTATTTCTAAAATGATAAGCTTTAACTTTTTTTAACCAAGAAGATTCCGAAAGTTCATATGAACTTATTTCTTCATTATAAAAACTTTCCTCTTTAGCATACTTAATTAAATCTTCACATTTCGTTTTTTGTGAAAAAGTATTAAAGGATAAGAATAATATTACAATTAATAGATATTTTTTTTTCATATTAAGTTTTTTTCTTTTAATTTTTCATTTTATTACTCTCCTTTAGCCATTGCATAACCTCCATATCCAAAAAGTGCTAATACTAATGATAAAAAAATTAAGCTAAAGTTACCTCCAAAAATTGCACCAATGAAACAAATAATTGAAAGTGGGAAAAATATAATAGTCAAAATCCAACCACACCCCATATTAGCAGTTTTTTTAATTTTTTTTCCAACTAAAATTAGACTTTCTAATACGTTTTCAAATTGCTCATAAGACATACTTGCGTATTCTTTAGCTTTTTCTTCATATTTTTTATTAGAATAATTATTAATTTCTACTTCTGTACTCTCTTTTTTTGATTTTAAATAGTTGTCGTATTCTATTCTAGAATTAAAATCTTTTAAAGTCTCGTAAGCAATGTTTATTTCAATAAACCTATTATGAGCATTTTCCTCTTTATTTTTATCTGGATGATATTTTAAAGCTAATTTTCGATAAGCTTTTTTTAACTCATTTTCGGTCACATTCTCATTGACATTCAAAATTTCATAAAAATTTCTCACTCTTTTACATATTATTTAGTGTAATAACTCTTTTAGATATTTCCTCATCTTTACTATGATGCTCTATATATAAATTTATATACCTTTCAGCACTTGATTTTTTTTCTAGTCTTAAAAAATAATCTATTCTAAAAAGAACATCTTCTTTATTGTAAACTTTAAGAGTCGTGTTCATAACCTCTTCGTAGTCAGGGTCTCTTTTCCTGTTTTTAATAGCTCTTACTATTTCAACTCCTAATGACATTAGTATTCCCATTTTTTTTGTTTTTTAAATTAATTTGAATTATATAATGTGTTAATTTTTAGTAATTTTATTTTAATATATTTATTATCAGTTGTTTGTTTTGATAAAACCTTTCCGAAAAGTGATTAGTTTTGTCAGAAATGAGTGGAATTACTGCCAACGTGTTTGTATATGGTTTGTTGCGTGTTTTAAGTAACTAATTTAGTAAATAATTACGGACAAAGAAAGTCCGCGAGGACTTTCGTAAGTAGGCGAAAATCCAGCAATAAATTATATACGGTGTTGCCAACTGGCTTTTTTCAATTAATAATCTTGAATTAAAACTTCAGTAGGAATATGTAGAGTAGTGTTGAGTTTTCTAATCATATCTAGAGTCAGTTTTCTTTTTTTATTCAAAATTTCGCTAACTCTACTTTTAAATCCAACAACTTCTGCTAAATCCTTTTGTTTCATTCCCATTTGTTCCATTCTGAATTTAATTGCTTCGATTGGGTCAGGCATTCCGATTGGGAATTGTTCATTTTCATATTTATCAATCAAAATTGACAGGATTTCCAATTCGTCTCCATCTTCCGTTCCTTTTTTTGCATCAAAAATTTCCTCAAGTCTGTTGAGTGCGTTTTGATAGTCTTTTTCGTTTCTAATTGGTAATATTTTCATAATTAGATATTATTTGCGTCAATTTTATCATATTCAGCGTGAGTTCCGATAAACCTTATCCAGCATATTCTGTATTCAAAATTAAATTTTACAATCAAACGATAATTATTACCTTTAATATTGTAAACAATTCGATTGTCTTTTAAAATACTAGCACTCGGATATTCACTTTTTAATTCGTTAATATTGTTCCATTCGGATTTTTCAGTTTCTCTATACCACGATTTTAATTGTTCTTCACAATCAGCGTGTTTTTCCCAAAAATCTCGTAAAGTTCGTTTTGCGATTACTCTCACATTATAATTGTTTGACGCAAAGATAATAAAAAAAGTTACCAATTTGGTAATTAGTTCGGTTTTTTTAGCTTGTTGGCAACGTTTGTGTATATGGTTTGTTGCGTGTTTTAAGCACCTAATTTAGTAAACAATTACCGACCAAGAAAGTCTGCGAGGACTTTCGTAAGTAGGCAATAAGCCAGCAATAAATTATATACGGTGTTGTAAAACGTTTTTTATCCAATTAGTTTGTTTAAATGTCTTTCTACTTTCATTTCTAAACTCACTAATTCTCCTTTGTAAAAAACACTATTTATAATCCACGGAATTGGCATTTTTCGACCATCTTCTTGAGATTTAATGTGGTTAATTTCCAAAGGTATATTTTTCTTTTTTGCGTATTCTCTTAATAATTCATTTGTGTAAAATTCCGTAAATGGACAAGTATTCGAATAATATGCTGTAATTCCTTTGTTATTCGTACAATTTCCAGATTTTGCGCTTTCCATAAATTTCGGAAATTTAGCGTTAGGATTTGTTTTTAGTCCCCAAAGTTTAAAATAAGGTTGCGCCTCGTCAATAATTTCAAATCCTTGATGTTCGAAAAATTTTGGGTCAGACATAAAAGGTCTTTTCTTATCGCTCGAAACTGCAATAATTCCGTCCATATCTTTTGAGTCGGCTAAACATTGTTCCAACAATTTTTTTCCGTTACCTTTTCCTTTGAATTGTCCAGAAACCCAAAAACAATTAATTACCATAAAATTTTTTCCGATTAATGGAAGCCAAGAACTTTCAATCGGTACATATTCAATAAATACTTTTCCTCGAACGTCAACTTTTTGAAAATTGTAGCCATTTTTAAATTCTTTTTTCAGCCACTCTTTTTTCTTTTCATATCCGTTTCTGCATTTTTTGTCGCTTATTGCACAGCAAATATGCTCGTCTTGAATATTTTTATCTGTAAGTTTTAGAATTTCCATTTTTTCGGTTTTCTCAAAAGTATAATTGATAAGCCTTTATTCCTATGATAATTATCAACTTTTCCAAGTTAGTTCGGGTGTTTTTGTAAATGTTTTACAACGGTTTTGTGTATGATTTGTGGCGTGTTCCACGCACCTAATTTAACAAATAAAAACCGTATAGAAAATCCGTGAGGATTTTCGTAAGTAGGCGAAAACTAGCCATTAATTATACACGTTGTTGGCAACAGTATTTTCTATTATTATTTCAGTCAGCTTATCAATATCGGATTTTTCAATTTCGCTTAAATCCAATTCAATTTTATTTCCGTTATTTTTCACAATAATCAGAATTCCGTTTTGTAAATCAGTTGACTTAACATCTTTGAAATTAAATGACTTCCCAAGAAATGATTTAATTCGAATCGTGATTCCAGCTTTATTCCATCCAACATAATATTTTCCAAAACTCATTCTTGCAAAGTAAATGACCATTCCAACTGAACCAATAATTCCCAACATCTTATTCCATTCAGTTTTGGTTTCTCCAAAGATTTCAAATGTTCCAGAGAACATACAAGTAATTGTCAGAATTAGTAGAATTCCATTTTTCCAATCATTGAGTTTATTAAATCTTATTCTTTTCATATTCGTTCTGTTATATTGTTGCCAACTTGTTTATATACAGAGCTTTTATACTGATCTTGTTCCGTTTTGGTGGGATATGCAGAAGTTTAGTGTCTTTATATCCATTTTATAAAAGTAAGTGATTAAAATAAATCATCAAACGGATTTTTAATATTTTTTAAGCTTGGTTCTGTAACATGTGTATAAATCATAGTAGTTTTTGGACTACTATGACCTAATAGCTCTTGGATATATCTAATGTCTGTCCCTTTTTCTAATAGATGAGTTGCAAAACTATGTCTTAAAGAATGTAGTGTTGCTTTCTTTCTAATATCAGCTTTAAATAAAGCATTTTTTAATACTTTTTGTGCACTTGTATTACTATATTTTCCTCCTTTTTGTCCTTCGAATAAATATTTTTCTGGTTTATAAGCAATATAATATTCTCTTAAAATTTTTACAAATACAGGTGATAAAAGAGTGTATCTATCTTTTTTTCCTTTAGCTTGTTTAATATGTATTAACATTCTTTTACTATCGATATCGTTTATTTCTAGATTGATAGCTTCACCAATTCTTAAGCCAGCAGAATACAATAAGCATAAAAGAGCCTTATGCTTAAGGTTTGTTAAGGTGTTAAATAGCGATTTTATTTCAGATCCGCTTAACACTATTGGTAGTTTTTTTTCTTTTCGAGGTCTTTCAATTTGTATTTCTTCATAAGAATATCCCTTGTATTCAAAAAACTTTTTAATTCCACTTATAAATTGATTTTGATATGAAATTGATTTATTTGGAATAAAAATATAATCATAACTAAATGCTTCCACTATTTTTGTAGAGAATATTTCAGCATTTTTTAAAAGAACATATTTAATATAGGTTGTAGTAACATCTACATAAGTGTTCACAGTATTTTTACTAAAACGTTTTTGAAACAACCATTTTTTAAACTTTTGTAATTCTAATTGATAAACATCAGGTAGTTGTTCTATTAGGTGTGAATTTCTTCTTTCCTCTATTTTACTTTTGTTGATGAAAGGTTGTAATTCTATATAGTCAATAGTCCAATTTGGTTTTTTCAAATGATTGAAAACTATTCTTAAATTTTCTAACGAAAGTTCAGAATAAAAAGACCTTAAAGTTTGACTCCAAACAACATTTTTAAGTTTTTTAAGATGTTCTTTTATTTCATTATTATAAGCAAACCGAATTACTAAAACATTTTTATTACGAAGTTTAGAAATTGTTAAGTTGATTTTTTTCATAGCTTTTAGGTAAAGTTAACATTTTTTTTATAAAATCAATTTCTCGGATCTACCGCTACACTCATCTTTTTAGATTGAATTACATTCATACTACAAAATCCATAACGATTGGTGATTTTCCCATAACAACCATAAATTCCCATTCCGTTTACTGGGTATTGATGTACAACATTTGTAAAATGTACGGCATCAAAATAATGACCATCTTGATCAATAAAAGTACTCAGTCTAATTAATTTATTTTGAGATGTTTTGTTAAAGCGAGTAGTTACCAATAAACCATAAATTAAAACATTTTGATTTGTAAAATCAATCATTTGTTTTGCTTTAATACTTGGTAAAAAAGGTTCGGTTACTAGTTTAAAATAATCATGCACAGTAAACCCTAACAATTCCATTTCATCATAGACTTTTTCTAACCAATGAGATTCTAATTTTGGTAATTCATACTTTACTTGTTCTGTCTTAAAAAGCAATTCTTGTTTTGTTTTTTGTTTGGTAGCCTTCAATTTAAAAATAGCTTGCCATAATAGTTGCTTTTTGGTCTTATTAGTAAAACGAAAAGCATCAATTCTTATTAAAATGGTTAGTTGTTCAATACTAATTACAACACGATCTATAAAGTTTTCTAAAGAGGTAAAATCCCCATATAATTGCCTTTCTGTTAACAATCTTTGAATAGTTAAATGCTCTACACTTTTTAAATACCCAAAACCTAAATAAATAGTTTTATCTATAACAATGTTAGGATGATTACTTCTATTGATACAGGGCAATTCAATAATTGCTCCTTGCATTTTTGCTTCATGGATATAATGTTCCGTTGAATAAAATCCACCTCCATTATTTAAAACAGCCACCATAAACTCAATAGGGTAGTAACATTTTAAAAACATACTTTGATAACTCTCTACAGCATAAGAAGCCGAATGTCCTTTGGCAAAAGCATAGCCAGCAAAACTTTTAATTTGATTCCATACTTCAAAAATTAAAGCATCTTTATGCCCTTTTTTTCTACAGTTAGTAATAAATTTATCTTCTACTGCTTTAAACTCTTTAAGAGAGCGATATTTTCCACTCATTCCTCTTCTTAAAACATCTGCCTCACCCAATGTTAAGTCAGCAAACTTACTTGCCACCTTCATTACATCTTCTTGATATACCATTACACCATAGGTCTCTGGCATAATTTCTAACAAAATAGGATTCGCTTCTTTTCTTTTTTCTAGAAAACGATGTCTTTTTATAAACTCATCTTTCATTCCTGATCCTGAAACTCCTGGTCTAATAATTGAACTTGCAGCCACTAAGCCTAAATAATCTTGGGTTTGTAGTTTTTGCATCAATCCTCGCATTGCTGGAGATTCTACATAATAAGCACCAATGGCTCCACCTAATTTTAATAAGTCATTTATCTTTTTATCTTTTTTAAAACTTTCAACATCTGTTATGTCTATCGGTGGATCATCAGGATTATTTTCTTTTATAATTTCTAAGGCTTCTTTAATTTTTGCCAAACCTCGTTGTCCTAAAATATCAAATTTAAAAACACCTACATCATCTGCAATGTTCATGTCAAACTGAACTGTTGGAAATCCTTTTGGAGGTAAGCTTGTTGCTGAATAATAATGAATCGGTTTCTCTAAAATCAATATCCCTGCAGAATGGACACTAATATAATTTGGAAAACCTTCAATTAGTTTACCATATTTTAAAACTAGTTTGGCAATATCATCTAATTGCTCTGTAGCAATACTTTTACTCAGTTTATCTATTTCTTCTTTAGGCAACCCAAAAACTTTCCCCAATTCTCTTATTACAGCTTTATACTTAAAAGTATTGTAGGTGGCTAAAAGTGCTGTGTTTTTAAAGCGTTTAAAAATATAGTTGGTAACATCTTCTCTATCTTTCCAAGAAAAGTCAATATCAAAATCAGGCGGAGAAGCTCTAAAAGGATTGATAAAACGTTCAAAGTACAAATCTAATTCTACAGGATCTACATCTGTAATACCAATAATATAAGCAACAATACTATTGGCACCACTCCCTCTTCCTACATGAAAGTAGCCTTTACTTTTTGCATAACTCACAATATCATAATTGATTAAAAAAAAGGAAACAAACTTTAAATCGATAATTACTTTCAATTCTTTCTCAAGTCGATCATGTACTTTTTGAGTTGGATTTTTATACCGTTTATGTAAGTTGTTTTTACATAAATGCAATAACATACTGCAATCTTTTTCAAAAGTATTGCAATATTTTTTAAGGTTTTGGTTTTTTCTATCTTCGTGAAAGTCAAAAAAAGTATTACAACCTTGCAATACTTTTTCTGTGTTTGCAATACTTTTAGGAAACTCTTTATAAAACGCTAACAATTCTTTTCTTTCATGTATTACATCTGTGATAAGACATTGTTCTGTAGCAGGAAGTTTGCTTAATAAAGTATTGTTATCTATGGCACGTAACAATCTGTGTGCGTTAAAATCTTTTTTATTTCGGATGGTAACTTGTTGTTGTATCACAATTCTATCTTCAAATTTCTTTAAATAAGAAAAACGGAGCTTATTAATTTCTGCAATAGAAACTCCAATAAATTCATTCTCTTTAAAAGAAATCATGTTTAACTGCAATACTTTTTCAAACGGATAAATGATAAATACATCTTCTAAATAACTTGGAGTATCGGGAATATCGGTTTTAGATTCTAAAAAAACAGATAAGTATTGATTGATATTTTGAAAACCAACATTACTTTTTGCGATTGCTACAAATTGCTGGGAATTACCATTTCTAAAATCAACACCAATGACAGGTTTAATATGATACTTTTTAGCTTGTTGTATAAAATTCATACAAGCAGAAGTATTGTTGATATCTGTAAGCGCAATACTTTTGATATTGTTTTCTTTTGCGAGTTCTAGTAGTTCTATTTCCGAAAACGTACCATAACGTAAGGAATAATAAGTATGACAGTTTAAATACATAAAGCAATCAATTATTGTTTTCTATGTGCAAGAACCAAAGGAGGTTCTCCATTAAAAGGATTGCTAAAACGACCAATAGATTTTGCTCCCATAGAAGCTGCTCTCATAATACTTTTATCTCCATATTTATTTCTAACGGTATCCATTGCATTGTATAAATCCAATAGTTGCTCCGTATCATCAAACAAATTAATTTGGTAATTACCACTTACAATATCAGATACTTTTACACCCACCAATCGAATTAATAATCTTCGTTGATATAATTTTTTAAATAATTCTAAAACAGCAGGAATGATAATGTGATCTGCACTTGTATAAGGAATTTTTATTTGTTTGTTATACGTGTTAAAATCTGAATATCTAATTTTCACACTAATTACACCTGCCAACTTATCTCCTTTTCTCAATTGATAAGCTAAGTTTTCTGCCATTGCAAAAATGGTTTCTTTTAACTTTATCATATCAATAGTATCTTTTGTGTAGGTTCTTTCTGTGGATAAAGATTTACGTTCATGAAAAGCAATAATGGGTGGATTGTCTATTCCATTGGCTCGTTTCCAAATAGTTTTTCCATTTTTCCCCAAAACGCTTATCATCATTTCTAAAGGCATTTCTTGAATTACTTTTATTTTTTCAACACCTAAATTCCTTAAAATTTGATACGTTTTTTCTCCAACTGATGGAATTTTACGAATTGATAATGGTGCCAGAAATTCTTTTTCAAAGCCTGCATCAATCAACAATTTATTATTGGGTTTTGCTTCACCTGTTGCTACTTTAGATACGATTTTGTTTTGTGACATTCCAAAAGAAATAGGCAAACCACTTTCTTTTATAATTCGCTGACGTAATTCAGAAGCATATTTATAGCTTCCAAAAAAAGCATCCATTCCAGAAAGGTCTGCATAAAATTCATCAATACTCGCTTTTTCAAAAATGGGTACTTTTTCTTTGATGATTTCTGTAACAATATTTGAGTATTTAGAATAAATACTCGTATCTCCTCTAATAACAATTGCTTCAGGACATAACTTTCTAGCAATTTTCATAGACATGCCTGAATGCACTCCAAAAGTTCTTGTTTCATAACTACAAGCAGCCACAACTCCACGATCTCCTGTTCCGCCAACTAACAACGGTTTATTTTGCAAACGACTATCAATCAATCGTTCACAAGAGACAAAAAAA
Proteins encoded in this region:
- a CDS encoding IS30 family transposase, translated to MELKKHRRLTLKERVIIQTLLKEKKTKSYIANRLDRSRSTIGREVNKFVTEPGEKYDADLAHWCAKSDYLNKRNLDKISTYSLLRYFVYKGLLLNWTPEQISGRLKKLYPNDPIMSISHEAIYRHIYTRPQARLNKKLIKLLVRKKTRRRTSKKRRGGGSKIINQVSIDNRPGHIELRNEVGHWEGDLVIGKNHKSAIGTIVERKTRFTLIIKLESKKADEVANEFSKILNKLNPIYKKSMTYDNGIEMARHEKITKKTGMKIYFAHPYSSWERGTNENTNGLIRRYLPKGTNFNEIDLKQLQIIQEKLNNRPRKIIGYKTPKEMMDIELKFVA
- a CDS encoding J domain-containing protein is translated as MRNFYEILNVNENVTENELKKAYRKLALKYHPDKNKEENAHNRFIEINIAYETLKDFNSRIEYDNYLKSKKESTEVEINNYSNKKYEEKAKEYASMSYEQFENVLESLILVGKKIKKTANMGCGWILTIIFFPLSIICFIGAIFGGNFSLIFLSLVLALFGYGGYAMAKGE
- a CDS encoding helix-turn-helix domain-containing protein, which codes for MKILPIRNEKDYQNALNRLEEIFDAKKGTEDGDELEILSILIDKYENEQFPIGMPDPIEAIKFRMEQMGMKQKDLAEVVGFKSRVSEILNKKRKLTLDMIRKLNTTLHIPTEVLIQDY
- a CDS encoding type II toxin-antitoxin system HigB family toxin — translated: MRVIAKRTLRDFWEKHADCEEQLKSWYRETEKSEWNNINELKSEYPSASILKDNRIVYNIKGNNYRLIVKFNFEYRICWIRFIGTHAEYDKIDANNI
- a CDS encoding YoaP domain-containing protein produces the protein MEILKLTDKNIQDEHICCAISDKKCRNGYEKKKEWLKKEFKNGYNFQKVDVRGKVFIEYVPIESSWLPLIGKNFMVINCFWVSGQFKGKGNGKKLLEQCLADSKDMDGIIAVSSDKKRPFMSDPKFFEHQGFEIIDEAQPYFKLWGLKTNPNAKFPKFMESAKSGNCTNNKGITAYYSNTCPFTEFYTNELLREYAKKKNIPLEINHIKSQEDGRKMPIPWIINSVFYKGELVSLEMKVERHLNKLIG
- a CDS encoding tyrosine-type recombinase/integrase, whose amino-acid sequence is MKKINLTISKLRNKNVLVIRFAYNNEIKEHLKKLKNVVWSQTLRSFYSELSLENLRIVFNHLKKPNWTIDYIELQPFINKSKIEERRNSHLIEQLPDVYQLELQKFKKWLFQKRFSKNTVNTYVDVTTTYIKYVLLKNAEIFSTKIVEAFSYDYIFIPNKSISYQNQFISGIKKFFEYKGYSYEEIQIERPRKEKKLPIVLSGSEIKSLFNTLTNLKHKALLCLLYSAGLRIGEAINLEINDIDSKRMLIHIKQAKGKKDRYTLLSPVFVKILREYYIAYKPEKYLFEGQKGGKYSNTSAQKVLKNALFKADIRKKATLHSLRHSFATHLLEKGTDIRYIQELLGHSSPKTTMIYTHVTEPSLKNIKNPFDDLF
- a CDS encoding DNA polymerase III subunit alpha; the encoded protein is MYLNCHTYYSLRYGTFSEIELLELAKENNIKSIALTDINNTSACMNFIQQAKKYHIKPVIGVDFRNGNSQQFVAIAKSNVGFQNINQYLSVFLESKTDIPDTPSYLEDVFIIYPFEKVLQLNMISFKENEFIGVSIAEINKLRFSYLKKFEDRIVIQQQVTIRNKKDFNAHRLLRAIDNNTLLSKLPATEQCLITDVIHERKELLAFYKEFPKSIANTEKVLQGCNTFFDFHEDRKNQNLKKYCNTFEKDCSMLLHLCKNNLHKRYKNPTQKVHDRLEKELKVIIDLKFVSFFLINYDIVSYAKSKGYFHVGRGSGANSIVAYIIGITDVDPVELDLYFERFINPFRASPPDFDIDFSWKDREDVTNYIFKRFKNTALLATYNTFKYKAVIRELGKVFGLPKEEIDKLSKSIATEQLDDIAKLVLKYGKLIEGFPNYISVHSAGILILEKPIHYYSATSLPPKGFPTVQFDMNIADDVGVFKFDILGQRGLAKIKEALEIIKENNPDDPPIDITDVESFKKDKKINDLLKLGGAIGAYYVESPAMRGLMQKLQTQDYLGLVAASSIIRPGVSGSGMKDEFIKRHRFLEKRKEANPILLEIMPETYGVMVYQEDVMKVASKFADLTLGEADVLRRGMSGKYRSLKEFKAVEDKFITNCRKKGHKDALIFEVWNQIKSFAGYAFAKGHSASYAVESYQSMFLKCYYPIEFMVAVLNNGGGFYSTEHYIHEAKMQGAIIELPCINRSNHPNIVIDKTIYLGFGYLKSVEHLTIQRLLTERQLYGDFTSLENFIDRVVISIEQLTILIRIDAFRFTNKTKKQLLWQAIFKLKATKQKTKQELLFKTEQVKYELPKLESHWLEKVYDEMELLGFTVHDYFKLVTEPFLPSIKAKQMIDFTNQNVLIYGLLVTTRFNKTSQNKLIRLSTFIDQDGHYFDAVHFTNVVHQYPVNGMGIYGCYGKITNRYGFCSMNVIQSKKMSVAVDPRN
- the dinB gene encoding DNA polymerase IV, translating into MKKNILHLDLDTFFVSCERLIDSRLQNKPLLVGGTGDRGVVAACSYETRTFGVHSGMSMKIARKLCPEAIVIRGDTSIYSKYSNIVTEIIKEKVPIFEKASIDEFYADLSGMDAFFGSYKYASELRQRIIKESGLPISFGMSQNKIVSKVATGEAKPNNKLLIDAGFEKEFLAPLSIRKIPSVGEKTYQILRNLGVEKIKVIQEMPLEMMISVLGKNGKTIWKRANGIDNPPIIAFHERKSLSTERTYTKDTIDMIKLKETIFAMAENLAYQLRKGDKLAGVISVKIRYSDFNTYNKQIKIPYTSADHIIIPAVLELFKKLYQRRLLIRLVGVKVSDIVSGNYQINLFDDTEQLLDLYNAMDTVRNKYGDKSIMRAASMGAKSIGRFSNPFNGEPPLVLAHRKQ